The stretch of DNA GTCAAACTTATCAAACTATATACTACTCTGCGGATTATTCATGTGTATAAGTTATCTAGCCATAACCAACTTGTTTTCATATTTCAGggagtttggccctaaatgaccttcaATGTTGATGGGTCGTTAAActaaaacaagcaaacaaaattaatacaacTTAAAAAGAAATGTGTTACAAGTAATGCTGAGTAATAATGCTGGAAACAAGTGATTAATGGCTGTGAATACTTTGTTAgttatattccgtctttgcatattatagatttagctcccttgcaggaaagtatcgattgttacgtcattattttgtgagcgcaattgaggtagttttctcagaaaagtatgacattacgctcgtaaacacatgacgtcattatcaatACCTACCCTTCAAGGGTAGagaactctgtaatatgcaaatacagaatactgaACATAGAAAACTGTGACGATGGATAGAAAACTGAACGGTACAACAATGGTATAATTTTATTGTGTCTATAGACTCACCAGTATTGGAAAACCTAGCAACAAATACACCAAACTGCTATCTCAtctcatttaattaattaatctaCACTCAGATTTACTTAATTAATTCAATatgattaaatttaatttttatgtcAAAGGACGAAGAATCTAATCATCTCATACAATGTTATTTTTCCCCGTGTGAGCCTTtagctttaaagatgctccaccgccgatagagcataaatgatactcataatttgaataattactgatgtttaattatgtatatttatgtctaattaacacataaaataatttatttttactcttggtacatgcgcaatcagtgcttcattctatataggacaaAGTGATATGGAAGtgaaatgagaagctcaaacttttcaacagtggtaatggtgcaaagtaaataacttttgtaactgaagaaaaatactctgCTAATTAAATACTATCAAATTCATCTGCTTCTGTTTTGATAGGAAAAAATATCATTCgtaggcggtggagcatctttaaatcttTTGTCTTTTTCTATGAATAACATTCATTCCTACTTTTAAAATGTTCCAGGACTGATCGTGTCACTGCTGCACACCAACTTGATGTTTTAACTTCCATAGCTATATATCTTTCTCTGACAGCGTCTTATTTTAATACTTACAAATACCAAATCCTAAATATGTCACAATTAAAGCTTACATTTCACACAAACTAACAGGGGTATGTATTTCGTATGATTTATAACATCATATGATTTCAGATTGGATTACAAAATCTACAaatgaaatatcacaaaattccagcgcatttattttaacaatcaCTGTATGATAGTTAGTACATGATGGTCAGATACTTACTTGATATTCAGTTTGACATTTGCTTCTTGCTGCCGTTCTTTTAAAATCTGTAAAAATAATCACACCTCTTATGAAACATTTGTTTACAATACTGAGGATTTCATCTGTTGTCACCAGTGGGGAAGTCTTATCTTTTGTTTTAGACGTAAACACATTCTCTCAACATTGTCTATAAAACAGACGTAACAAGTATTCCGAGTATTGCTGAGACAATACATGTCCACCTGTCAATCCGAAGCTATCGCAGTCACCTACCACTATTTTTTGAAATACTGAACTTTACAgctgaccttttgaccccaagcTTGACACACACCAGCCTAGGTACCTCGTAAGCTACGTTTATATGAGGTTTGCATTTTGACATATGACAGCTTACCCGACTAAGTTTGAAGCCTGACTTTGATATATGCCTTGCCCCTTCTTTGCGTAGCTCATCACCATCCTCTGTGAAAGCAAGCACAGTAATATGTAGGGTAGAACACATATTTAACATAGCAAAACACCTTGCCTGTGAATGCATATTAagctttaataaaaaaagtacattgtatagGTTTTACAAGTAAAACACAAAACCCATAGGCATCTTTTGTTATGCAAACCATGCAGGAGAAATTGTAAAATCTTAGAATTGAGGATCTGTTCTAGTGAAGTCAAATTTTCCTGATGATAAACTTCTTTTTGTAATATAGAATTTTGGGAACAGGAGTTCAtaccaaatataaaaaaaactttgcaccattaccacctATACCCACCAGACACCTACCTAGCAGCTCTATAGCCTCGTCCTGTTCTCCGTCACTTTCCGCTTCGTCTCCGTAACCCGAGTCATTCTTAGATTCTTCTGTTATCATCTGTCCTAGTTCCTTCCGATGTGACTTAGCATCGATGCGACGACCACGTACACGACTTGTACTGAAATATACATTCACagtttttttatacaaaacaatCATCTATATAACTACATTATGTACACAATTTGTACTGAAATAtacattcatcatcatcagttCTTTATGCAAAACAATTGAAACTGCTATAAGAACATAAATAAGCATTTGAATAAGCATTTCATGTGATGAAGATCAAAGATCACAATGATGAAGGTTAGAGTGATTTATCGTTTCTGGTGTACAACATACCAGATTACTTCTCAGTTCCGCATTAAGTTCATCAATAtctgttaatttttgtttcaacTAACATAATGCCAAGATcgaaattatttaataattttccCTAATACCTTGTGACTTTAATGTTTCTTCCGCGTCATTTGGAGATTTTTCATTCATGATTTCCCCGGCTAATGGATCATCATCGTCGGCTCTGTGTGTTCGTGGTCCTCTGTAGTTGGTGGAGTGGTACTGTACATTATCATCACTCTATAAAATATGCAAAGTAGAACCTAGTCAAACAGTTGGATCGAGTGCTAGTTGTATTTAACTGATTTGAAAACATATCTAATAGTATCGATCTCcatatgaattatttattaatacataatcaacatatttatcaatatattaataatttctCAAATATTCTAGATATTCttacacaacaaaacaaaatttaaaatattcatcTGGAATTGCCACGTAAAACAGAGTCAACTCTGAGATCATCAACTCCATAGAAACACCAAGTGAGCACCAGACCAACTCTAAGATCATCAACTCCATAGAAACATCAAGTGAGGACCAGACCAACTCTAAGATCATCAACTCCATAGAAACACCAAGTGAGGACCAGACCAACTCCATAGAAACACCAAGTGAGGACCAGACAAACTCTGAGATCATCAACTCCATAGAAACACCAAGTGAGGACCAGACCAACTCCATAGAAACATCAAGTGAGCACCAGACCAACTCTGAGATCATCAACTCAATAGAGACAACAAGTGAGGACCAGACCATCTCTGAGATCATCATCTCCACAAAAACACCATGTGACACCAGACCAACTCTAAGATCATCAACTCCATAGAAACACCAAGTGAGCACCAGACCAACTCTAAGATCATCAACTCCACAGAAACACCAGGTGAGGACCAGACCAACTCTAAGATCATCAACTCCATAGAAACACCAAGTGAGCACCAGACCAACTCCATAGAAACACCAAGTGAGCACCAGACCAACTCCATAGAAACACCAAGTGAGCACCAGACCAACTCCATAGAAACACCAAGTGAGCACCAGACCAACTCGGAGATCATCAACTCCACAGAAACACCAAGTGAGCACCAGACCAGTCAGACCAACTCCATAGAAACACCAAGTGAGCACCAGACCAACTCGGAGATCATCAACTCCACAGAAACACCAAGTGAGCACCAGACCAGTCTGTCTTACGATAAAGTCTGACTTACTAGTCCACTTGTTGCCCAAGCCTTGCCGACGTCGGTCGGAGATGGATCCGATTTCTTCTTCTGTTTACTATTCTTACCAGGTGTGTCATCAAACATCTCCTCAAATGTAGAAAATCCAACTTTATTGTCGGCGTTCCATCCTGCAGGCTTTTGTTTTCTCCCTGTAAACAAAATGTAGGAAGGAAATATTTACAAACCCCACAGGATCCAAGGGTATCACTTTCCTTTACTGCACAGGTGTCATGTtcctttttgtgttaataatcatggaaaatatcaacattaaatcGATTTTACTCGATTTTACTTGGATACTTTAGATCAAAtttaaagtacaatgtatattttcatGCTAATGATTCTAGTGTAGTGTTAGGcagatttcatttaaattgatattattgGTCTATTGATAAAATTACCTGATGACTAATAATACTATTGATCATAAATGGCAATATTatcaaaggggagataactcatagaCTAATAATTAATTGGTGCTGCGCATCATGAATCTTTACCAAAACAAATGTAATCTACTGTATGGCTGGAGTACAAAATCATATTTctgaacattttaaaaacaacaaaagagCTAGCTAGTATAAATGACAGCCAGTTACAAAATGGATAATTATTTAGTATCCTATGATTTTGATTTagatatagtttatatacaatgggattTGGAACACAGGTGTTCCAACTTATATGAAGTCCTCTCCCAGGTTGTGATTTTATGTTATGATGATCCTAGATACCGGAACATGCTCTAAGTAAACATCATCTTCACTCATATGCATGCCACTGCTTATCAACCATATTTATTGAACATTCTTGATTAGACGATCTTATAAATACGGCAGTTTCCAGTTCCCataacgacgtgggtaaagtacaatttaccgtcgttAAGTCACACCTTctggtgattatgatgtcacattATCCACGTCAAAACATGATGTCACCATCACCGGAAGGTAGGACTAAttaacagtaaattgtactttccCCAAATCGGTTTGGAATCTCGAAACTACGGTATTGCCATGCTCAATGTTAGTTAATATTGTGTAATTTTAAGGAGAAAGATATTTTTAAGCTCTCAGAAATTTCAAAAGCTCAGAgagtatataaatatgtaatgatttaaaCATGCATGGTTTCAGCAGCAGTTTGTTCACCGAATAGTTCATCTGAGGTtatttctattttgatataaacaAATGGTGAGATGATACAGATCAAGTACTTTGTATCAAAGATTAGAATCTTTATATAATTACCAACTTAATGAATGGAATGGAATGGATTTCAAAATATCTAATATCATTTATCTGATAGTTCCGCTTGCTTAAACATGGAAGACAGAAtctaaattatgtatttatatattgtatgttggttaaTTTCCTCCACCATTGAAACATGTATGGTATATTAATGAGTTTtttagtttatacatgtatcatatttataaacatgtatcattGATAAATAGGAAAGCGAGAAGTCAAATTAGCAAAGACACATGACAAAGATGCATGACTCCAAAACAATTGCAAACTTTTTCATCAAAACACACCCTATTACACATTTAAGAGAGGTAATTTTGGGAAGGGAGCTAACTCATGACTCCCAACCAATTGCAAACTTTTTCATCAAAACACACCCCTTACACattcaagggaggtaattttcGGGAAGGGATCTAACTCGTGACTCCCAACCTATTGAAAACTATTTCATCAAAACACAACTACATGCATTAACAACTGCATTtcaattgttattattttaaatgtgtttaacTAGAATAGTTAACTCCATGAACAAATAAACAAGACTCTGTGGGCTTCACCATGCATCAACTTCACTGATACAATGTAAAGAGggttgaaatacatgtatagtatatatatatgaagcagATTAAGGAGTCCTATCAAATCTCCTTCAGCATATCTCGAATTATCTCAAAAGTTCAGGACTCTTTGTTGTAACTTTGATTTGTGTGAGAGGTCACTTTCTCTATGGAATATACAGAGGTCAGATTACACAACAGAGCAGTCACCCATCAAAGAGCAGGCGCATAGCTTAATAAACAACAATACACAAACAAAGTGCTCCACATCACAGCCAAAGGCTAGAGCTACTGGGCAATGCAGGTTGTGGCATGCAGTATAATGTTTGATGTTACTGTGGCAATTCAACTAATGATGCAACAATCAGTACCTGgttacaggggagataactctatcctataaatagtgtttcccacaggaaaaaaaagggcatggtgctggGTTTTGAAAAGGGCTCTTGAAACCGCGATAAAAAAATAACCATCCACACTCGAGGGGAGCACAAAAGGTTTTTATATCGACGACTCTTTTCCAATACAAAACGAAAATCTCTTTACTAAAACTGTCCCCcccttgttttgtttttatttgtaattcCTGGTTTCAactttaatatcatttaaacgCCTTTAAAAACCCtctgagttttttttttattttttttttgcttatgTAATAATCAAGGACAtcttatgatttaattttaatttcgtGCAAGTGAAAcaaaaaatttttatttttttgaattatttatgtAGAATATGCCGATCCTAAATATCATGACTTTAATTTGATTCAGCAAAGAGAAGAGTAAAATTTTccaaattaataataattaaaaggAATTggcaaaaatttcaaaaaatgtaaaattcctTTATAACCATCTCAATTTaacctttttattttatatatatctttattgaaattatttaaaaaattaactGTAATTAAGATGAAttagaaattaatgttttttcaTAATCAATGGATAATTTTAATGTGAAATTTAATGTTCTACAAATTACTAGCACTAAAATAAAGAAAGTAcagaataatttttttaatccTGGAGTGAGAAATCCAAAGTTTTGtaaatttcctttttttaattgaaattttatttttttaaacactaCTTTCATTGCTATTATATAATTCTTATATTTTACTTATTCGTATTGCTACAATTCTTTTCTAAAAAAACTACAAATTCACATTCAGAACACAATTCCCTAAAGAGATTAATACccgttttattcaattttttatcaaaaaacgCTGAAAGATCAAAGTAAAAATTCCTGAAATTTCAATAACCTCCGAAATCATCTATTACAAATACACCCCTAAATGAGGCTGACCATTACGTTTGCAAAAAAGGCTTTTGAGTGGACATCGCATCCCAGATATAATAaataggcctatttaacatttaaaaaccGTGAGTTAAAATTCTATTTTACAGTTGGTAAGcagaatttttttgttttttatttttttagaagtAAGCTCACTAAACTGTAGTTTCATGAATAAACTTATTTAAAGGCGCCCACGCTGGATTTGTTTATACAAGGCATGCCGATCGCAGCTTGAAACATCAGCTTTCGTAATACACAGAACCCTGAAAGTGAACACCCACAAGCCCAAGGGGTTGAAATTAAGCCCCAATGCGTCGCTATGTTAGGGCCCACTGGGTGTGTTTTTTGGTCAGGGGTTCAGGCGGAGTGGTTCACACCCTCTTTTGTTGTTACTTAATTTATCAAGCCACTGCTGGGTATTTTGTAGTCTTTAAAGTAaaagtgtactggggacaaacgGGGCAGGGCGTTAGGTTataggggcatggcgtcaggtaaaaagggcacggcgcagcgccatgctaatcggggctgtgggaaacactaatAAAGCTATCAATACCTGGTTAcagagggagataactctatcctataAACATATCAACACCTGAGTACAGGgagagataactctatcctataAACCTATCAGTACCTGATTAcaggggtagataactctatcctatgAACCTATCAGTACCTGATTAcagagggagataactctatcctataAACCTATCAACACCTGAGtacagggggagataactcagcAGCTGTTTGACATGCTTTAGCCAAGCACCACTAAGATATATATGTGTGGCCACCAATCACCATACAGGACAAGCTTTATATCAAGGTCATGCTTATAACCTGGACTCAATGGCGTAACCATTAAAACATcatcaaggggagataactccacaACACGGCCTGGGGGAGATCGAGGGGAGAGCACATTTGCTGACTGAGGTCGAAGAGATGCCGAGGGAGGGCGCAGCTGATTCTGGGTTCGACAGCTTTGTGTTGAATGTGGACGAAGATTTGAATCCGACAGCAGATATTTTGATACCTTCTTACCAGCTGTAAGGACATTTTTTAACAGTTCCTTAGAGCACATGATTGTAATGTATATTGTACAGCAAGAAAACAATAGGCTGAATGatcataattataaatgtatctCATCCAGATGAGGACAAGTGAAATCATTTATTCTGATACAGAATTGAGAAAGAATAAACACCATATGTTACTAGTTAATACTCCATCATAACAATACCAGGACCACATGTCATGAAACAGTCCTAAGTTTAAACTCAGCCAAGCGCAGATGACATTACAAAacgtttttgatttttttttcatttttgattgaGTCTAAGACTGTTACATCATCAAGTCATCTGATAAGATGAAGTTCACTGCAAAATGTGCGAGAAGAAAACTGAATTCTACCAAAAACACAAGGAGAGGTAATTTACTACAAATCCTAAGTCCTGAAGTCTCAAAAACAAAACTCACCTGCAGGTTTGGTGGACTCCTCTGTCTCCACTTCCTTAGCTTTAGGTTTCTTACTGTGTGACTGCCAAGGCTTGTCATAGCCACGATTAGCTACATCTGTCAAGGGAAATTATACAATGTCATCAGTTCTTACTGTGTGACTGCCAAGGCTTGTCATAGCCACGATTAGCTACGTCTGTCAAGGGAAATTATACAATGTCATCAGTTCTTACTGTGTGACTGCCAAGGCTTGTCATAGCCACGATTAGCTACGTCTGTCAAGGGAAATTATACAATGTCATCAGTTCTTACTGTGTGACTGCCAAGGCTTGTCATAGCCACGATTAGCTACGTCTGTCAAGGGAAATTATACAATGTCATCAGTTCAGTCTTACTGTGTGGTCTGCCAAGGCTTGTCATAGCCACGATTAGCTACGTCTGTCAAGGGAAATTATACAATGTCATCAGTTCTTACTGTGTGTCTGCCAAGGCTTGTCATAGCCACGATTAGCTACGTCTGTCAAGGGAAATTATACAATGTCATCAGTTCTTACTGTGTGTCTGCCAAGGCTTGTCATAGCCACGATTAGCTACGTCTGTCAAGGGAAATTATACAATGTCATCAGTTCTTACTGTGTGTCTGCCAAGGCTTGTCATAGCCACGATTAGCTACGTCTGTCAAGGGAAATTATACAATGTCATCAGTTCTTACTGTGTGTCTGCCAGGGCTTGTCATAGCCACGATTAGCTACGTCTGTCAGGGGAAATTATACAATGTCATCAATTTTTTTTGTGATTAATGGctacaaaataataatacatatcTAATCAGCACTTTTTTGGGAAACAACCTAACTCAAACCTACATTAATTGCATACCAAAAATTTTCCTTTAAAGATGTCTGATATTTCAGGCTACATATACCTACAttcttatatatatgaatacagTAGAATGTGATTTGgttataaaatgtgttttattttaccgTATCTCATTAGTAATATGGGGGAAAAAGCCATTTTCTTGCGAAATAAAATCTCAGAGAAAAAATCACAAATGTTTTCCCCTGGAAATCAAACAACTATACAGTACTAAatattaccactaaaccatatTGTCTTGGGATTTCCTCATAATCTGAATGTCTAAAATTCTGTCAATCTGATAGCAGACCTACCTACAGACTTGGAGGCCCAGGCCTGGGTGGTCGATTTCCGTGTCATCTCTGGACTTTTGCTGCGCTGCACTGTTATGACAAGAAAGTTATTAATGTCATATATAAAGAACATTCAATATAGAAAATTACATCaatattctgtttttgcatattacagagttagctcccttgcaggtagatGTTCATTGTCACATAACttttttgtgagcaaaattcaTGTCGAtctctctgaaaagtatgacattacgcttAGAAACATATGAGGTCACGACCAATAAGTAactcgcaagggcagataactctgtaatatgcaaataaatacAGGATAATGGGAGTTGATAAgtcatcaattatttttttgttacatCACACAACctctattttttttatgtgaaaAAACTGAGAAAAAGTGACAACATTAAATAAGGACGTTCAATTCACATTGGAAAACAATAATACTACttcaattttacaatatttttcaatttttaatatatatataccaacagTGCTGTCTCATCATTTATCTAACAAAAACAGACAAAATGGGCCAACAGAAGGGTGCCCATATGTAAAGGTTTAAAGAGAATAGTCTggcaaaggaaggctaaagtcggtaaaaatggtttttatatatccagtttaatttcttatgaaataggaAATTAAAACttcccatcaaaatcgctctgcatgcgaagaaattaattcatattacaggaatcctaaaacgtcttCTTGTTGACATTCCCACACagtatcattttcaaaatttatttttagaaccgTGCAAAATGTATTCAGGGCTTTTGTAATTTCTAagatttcaatggtcaaaacgtTAACGTgacaacgtaagcagaacttgactgtTGTTTTGACATAGACTGGTTTCATTGCTGTTAATCATTAGTTactcattaaaatacatacTAATTCTTTCTGGAGAGCTTCTTCTAACACCAGCCAATTTCAGGTCCTGAAATAaaagacattaaaaaaataaataaagtgaaaaCTATTTCCGTAATGAACAAAAATTCTATGATATCAAGAAACACTTCAAATTTGAGTATAGTCCCCAAATTTATCTGAAAAAGGCTACTATGAAcacaataaattaaatatgatgAAGAAACCTTAATCTCACAAGCATGAGTTGCATTTGAacttaaaacttattttaaaacaaaggcccagagggcctgtatcgctcacctggtttgaaatgccaagtaatgttctgaatacagg from Argopecten irradians isolate NY chromosome 15, Ai_NY, whole genome shotgun sequence encodes:
- the LOC138308545 gene encoding uncharacterized protein C8orf34 homolog codes for the protein MGTPQKMQHYMERHRLSSLFEDLMNKVLHDQPDKPLLYMIKVLYKKAGMDVPTDLKLAGVRRSSPERIMQRSKSPEMTRKSTTQAWASKSVDVANRGYDKPWQSHSKKPKAKEVETEESTKPAGRKQKPAGWNADNKVGFSTFEEMFDDTPGKNSKQKKKSDPSPTDVGKAWATSGLSDDNVQYHSTNYRGPRTHRADDDDPLAGEIMNEKSPNDAEETLNTSRVRGRRIDAKSHRKELGQMITEESKNDSGYGDEAESDGEQDEAIELLEDGDELRKEGARHISKSGFKLSRILKERQQEANVKLNINLYTGPQPADSLITDTLYEDNKERYYDSDDERPPTGQSGYRDSPADSDVDDEFESVSQVTGPRRPVWNVVDSDGESFIPKASKTLPEPSRSKSSKFSTDRYNTSSVPSKAYATQSMESADSFLQGGKTWSPATQKEAGQDSVVGDKSERGGWTLPRYESDASILDWSTTEKSVDRGKPRAY